The following coding sequences lie in one Cronobacter universalis NCTC 9529 genomic window:
- a CDS encoding diguanylate cyclase has protein sequence MDLHQIDLSLNELNHAVKLHYEWTGKFLELVLLGREPDNSFIHPQSHLSCRFCQWMTRCDNSPSRYARFIENISKAHQTMHDTAHTLIRLIADKQVGSDELYAYHDAQQQFVASIDDYRQQLISLRNRHDMLTGLPLRQLLYEDFDFLHNSAREQALWLLIIDIDRFKKVNDTYGHNAGDDVLREVAQRLKSEARDGERVYRFGGEEFIALLAGHTQEEAREAGLRLCGCPARLPITLNDESLQVTVTGGLTGIRRDETLHEAIGRADDAMYFGKNNGRNRCILTLDGLMRETLK, from the coding sequence ATGGATTTGCACCAGATAGATTTATCGTTAAACGAATTAAACCACGCCGTTAAATTACATTATGAGTGGACGGGGAAATTTTTAGAACTCGTCTTATTAGGTCGCGAACCAGATAACAGCTTTATTCATCCTCAGTCTCATCTTTCTTGTCGTTTCTGTCAGTGGATGACCAGGTGCGATAATAGTCCTTCCCGCTACGCTCGCTTTATTGAAAATATCAGCAAAGCGCATCAAACCATGCATGACACCGCGCACACGTTAATTCGATTGATTGCCGATAAACAGGTGGGCTCTGATGAACTCTACGCTTACCACGACGCGCAGCAGCAGTTTGTCGCCAGCATCGATGACTACCGCCAGCAGTTAATCTCACTACGCAACCGGCACGACATGCTTACCGGACTGCCGCTGCGTCAGCTGCTGTATGAAGATTTCGACTTCTTGCACAATAGCGCGCGTGAGCAGGCGCTGTGGCTGCTGATTATCGATATCGACCGCTTTAAAAAGGTCAATGATACCTACGGACATAACGCGGGCGATGACGTGCTGCGTGAGGTCGCGCAGCGGTTAAAAAGCGAAGCGCGCGACGGCGAGCGGGTGTATCGCTTCGGCGGCGAAGAGTTTATTGCGCTCCTTGCAGGGCATACGCAGGAAGAAGCGCGGGAAGCGGGGTTGCGGCTCTGCGGGTGTCCCGCCCGGCTTCCGATAACGCTCAACGACGAGAGTCTGCAAGTGACGGTTACGGGCGGTTTAACAGGCATAAGGCGGGACGAGACGCTGCATGAGGCAATTGGTCGTGCGGACGATGCTATGTATTTCGGGAAAAATAATGGACGTAACCGCTGTATTCTGACGCTCGACGGGCTGATGCGAGAAACGCTGAAATAA
- the rlmG gene encoding 23S rRNA (guanine(1835)-N(2))-methyltransferase RlmG has translation MSQVELLNQTLTLQRFPPMPEETPLQAWEAADEYLLQQVEQPSGPVLIFNDSFGALACALADVRPVSVNDSFIAHQATRHNLRLNDIDESLVTMQDSLSPLPAAPELVLMKIPKQLALLEQQLRALRNVVTPQTRIIAGAKARDIHTSTLALFEKILGPTTTTLAWKKARLIHCAFSAPALADAPETLSWKLDGTPWTIHNHASVFSRASLDIGARFFMQHLPEAVEGEMVDLGCGNGVIGLTLLAQNPQARVRFVDESYMAVASSRLNVETNLPDALDRCEFQVNNALTGVEPESFHAVLCNPPFHQQHAITDHIAWQMFQDARRCLKWGGELRIVGNRHLDYFRKLKKIFGNCTTVATNNKFVVLKAVKLRKSR, from the coding sequence ATGAGCCAGGTGGAGTTACTCAATCAAACACTGACGCTGCAGCGTTTTCCGCCAATGCCGGAAGAGACGCCGCTGCAGGCCTGGGAGGCGGCGGATGAATACCTGCTGCAACAGGTCGAACAGCCCTCCGGTCCGGTACTGATTTTCAACGATAGTTTCGGCGCGCTCGCCTGCGCGCTGGCGGATGTGCGTCCGGTCAGCGTCAACGATTCGTTCATCGCCCATCAGGCCACGCGCCATAACCTGCGCCTGAACGATATCGACGAATCTCTCGTGACGATGCAGGACAGCCTGAGCCCGCTGCCCGCCGCACCGGAACTGGTGCTGATGAAGATCCCGAAACAGCTCGCGTTGCTGGAGCAACAGCTGCGCGCGCTGCGAAACGTGGTGACGCCGCAGACGCGCATTATCGCCGGTGCCAAAGCGCGCGATATTCATACCTCGACGCTGGCGCTGTTTGAAAAAATCCTGGGGCCGACGACCACGACGCTCGCCTGGAAAAAGGCGCGCCTGATCCATTGCGCCTTCAGCGCCCCGGCGCTTGCCGACGCGCCTGAAACCTTAAGCTGGAAGCTCGACGGCACGCCGTGGACGATTCATAACCACGCCAGCGTGTTTTCCCGCGCCAGTCTCGACATCGGCGCGCGCTTCTTTATGCAGCATCTGCCGGAAGCGGTGGAAGGCGAGATGGTGGATCTCGGCTGCGGCAACGGCGTGATCGGCCTGACGCTGCTGGCGCAGAATCCGCAGGCGCGGGTGCGGTTTGTCGACGAGTCTTATATGGCGGTGGCTTCGAGCCGTCTGAACGTTGAAACCAACCTGCCGGACGCGCTGGATCGCTGCGAGTTTCAGGTGAATAACGCGCTGACGGGCGTGGAACCGGAAAGCTTCCACGCGGTGCTCTGCAACCCGCCGTTTCACCAGCAGCACGCGATTACCGATCATATCGCCTGGCAGATGTTCCAGGACGCCCGCCGCTGCCTGAAATGGGGCGGCGAGCTGCGCATCGTCGGCAACCGCCATCTCGATTATTTCCGCAAGCTGAAAAAGATTTTCGGCAACTGCACCACCGTCGCGACCAACAATAAGTTTGTGGTGTTGAAGGCGGTGAAGCTGCGTAAAAGCCGCTGA
- a CDS encoding NADPH-dependent 2,4-dienoyl-CoA reductase: MSYPSLFAPLDLGFTTLKNRVLMGSMHTGLEEHPDGARRLAAFYAERARHGVALIVTGGVAPSPAGVAIQGGAVLNDAHHLPHHRVITDAVHREGGKIALQILHTGRYSYQPHPVAPSPLQAPINRFAPHELTHDEILALIEDFARCASLAREAGYDGVEIMGSEGYLINQFLAARTNQREDEWGGDYARRMRFAVEVVRAVRERVGQDFIIIYRLSMLDLVEGGSTFDETVQLARAVEAAGATLLNTGIGWHEARIPTIATPVPRGAFTWVTRKLRGQTRLPLVTTNRINDPHVAEAILAAGDADMVSMARPFLADAELLSKAASGREAEINTCIGCNQACLDQIFAGKITSCLVNPRACHETEMVCVPARAPKKLAVVGAGPAGLSFAVNAAQRGHAVTLFDASAEIGGQFNIAKQIPGKEEFYETLRYFRRMLAVTGVTLALNTRVDAAMLAEFDEVALATGIVPRVPDIAGIDHPSVLTYLDVLRDKAPVGQRVAIIGCGGIGFDTAMYLSQPGEATSQNIAEFCVEWGIDTSLNAPGGLRPEGPVLPKSPRQIVMLQRRAGKPGDGLGKTTGWIHRATLLARGVKMIPAVSYQRIDDRGLHVLINGEAQVLEVDNVIICAGQEPQQALAAPLRAMGKPVHLIGGCDVALELDARRAIAQGTQLALEI, translated from the coding sequence ATGAGCTACCCGTCGCTGTTCGCCCCGCTCGATCTGGGCTTCACCACGCTTAAAAACCGCGTCCTGATGGGCTCAATGCATACCGGGCTTGAGGAGCACCCGGACGGCGCGCGGCGGCTGGCGGCCTTTTACGCCGAGCGCGCCCGCCACGGCGTGGCGCTGATTGTGACCGGCGGCGTGGCGCCGTCGCCCGCTGGCGTGGCGATTCAGGGCGGCGCGGTGCTTAACGACGCCCACCATCTTCCCCATCACCGCGTCATTACCGACGCGGTGCATCGCGAAGGCGGCAAAATCGCGCTGCAAATTTTGCATACCGGGCGCTACAGCTATCAGCCGCACCCGGTCGCGCCGTCGCCCTTACAGGCGCCGATCAACCGCTTTGCGCCCCATGAGCTGACCCATGACGAGATACTCGCGCTGATTGAGGATTTCGCGCGGTGCGCGTCGCTGGCGCGCGAGGCCGGTTACGACGGCGTGGAGATCATGGGTTCCGAAGGCTATCTGATAAACCAGTTCCTGGCGGCGCGCACTAACCAGCGCGAGGATGAATGGGGCGGCGACTACGCACGCCGGATGCGCTTCGCCGTTGAAGTGGTGCGCGCGGTGCGCGAGCGCGTGGGCCAGGACTTCATCATTATTTATCGTCTCTCGATGCTGGATCTCGTCGAGGGCGGGTCGACCTTCGATGAAACCGTGCAGCTTGCCCGCGCCGTCGAGGCCGCGGGCGCGACGCTGCTGAATACCGGCATCGGCTGGCACGAGGCGCGCATTCCGACGATTGCCACACCGGTGCCGCGCGGCGCGTTTACCTGGGTGACGCGCAAGCTGCGCGGGCAGACCAGGCTGCCGCTGGTGACGACTAACCGGATTAACGATCCGCATGTGGCGGAGGCGATCCTCGCGGCGGGCGACGCCGATATGGTTTCGATGGCGCGACCGTTTCTGGCCGATGCCGAACTGCTCTCTAAAGCCGCGAGCGGGCGCGAGGCGGAAATCAACACCTGCATCGGCTGCAACCAGGCGTGTCTCGATCAGATTTTCGCGGGCAAAATCACGTCGTGCCTGGTGAACCCGCGCGCCTGCCATGAAACGGAGATGGTCTGCGTGCCTGCGCGCGCGCCGAAAAAGCTGGCGGTGGTGGGCGCCGGCCCGGCGGGGCTTTCGTTCGCGGTAAACGCCGCGCAGCGGGGCCATGCCGTGACGCTGTTTGACGCGAGTGCGGAGATTGGCGGGCAGTTTAATATCGCTAAACAGATCCCCGGCAAAGAGGAGTTTTACGAGACGCTGCGCTATTTCCGCCGGATGCTGGCGGTAACCGGCGTGACGCTCGCGCTTAACACGCGCGTCGATGCCGCGATGCTGGCGGAGTTTGACGAGGTGGCGCTCGCGACGGGCATTGTGCCGCGCGTGCCGGATATTGCAGGCATTGATCACCCCAGCGTGCTGACCTATCTCGACGTGCTGCGCGATAAAGCGCCGGTCGGGCAGCGGGTGGCGATTATCGGCTGCGGCGGCATCGGCTTTGATACCGCGATGTATTTAAGCCAGCCGGGAGAAGCCACCAGCCAGAATATCGCCGAGTTTTGCGTGGAATGGGGCATCGACACCAGCCTGAACGCGCCGGGCGGCCTGCGCCCCGAAGGGCCGGTGTTGCCGAAAAGCCCGCGCCAGATAGTGATGCTGCAACGCCGCGCCGGGAAACCGGGCGACGGGCTTGGCAAAACGACCGGGTGGATCCATCGCGCGACGCTGCTGGCGCGCGGCGTGAAGATGATTCCGGCGGTGAGTTATCAGCGCATCGACGATCGCGGGCTGCATGTGTTGATCAACGGCGAGGCACAGGTGCTGGAGGTAGATAACGTGATTATTTGCGCGGGCCAGGAGCCGCAGCAGGCGCTCGCGGCCCCGCTGCGCGCGATGGGCAAGCCGGTGCATTTGATTGGCGGCTGCGACGTGGCGCTGGAGCTCGACGCCCGCCGCGCCATCGCCCAGGGTACGCAGCTGGCGCTGGAGATTTAA
- the ygjG gene encoding putrescine aminotransferase, translated as MNRLPNSASALACTAHALNLIEKRTLTHEEMKALNREVHDYFQQHVNPGFLEYRKSVTAGGDYGAVEWQAGGLNTLVDTQGQEFLDCLGGFGIFNVGHRNPVVVSAVENQLAKQPLHSQELLDPLRAMLAKTLAALTPGKLKYSFFCNSGTESVEAALKLAKAYQSPRGKFTFVAASGAFHGKSLGALSATAKAAFRKPFMPLLPGFRHVPFGHIDALRELLSECKKTGDDVAAVILEPIQGEGGVILPPPGYLPAVRKLCDEYGALLILDEVQTGMGRTGKMFACEHENVQPDILCLAKALGGGVMPIGATVATEEVFSVLLDNPFLHTTTFGGNPLACAAALATIHVLLEENLPAQAEQKGDMLLDGFRQLGREYPHLVQEARGRGMLMAIEFVDNETGYRFASEMFRQRVLVAGTLNNAKTIRIEPPLTLTIEQCEQVLAAARTALETLSTAHNTAAVAAES; from the coding sequence TTGAACAGGTTACCTAACAGCGCCTCGGCTCTTGCCTGTACCGCGCACGCACTGAATCTCATCGAAAAGCGCACGCTGACGCATGAGGAGATGAAAGCACTTAACCGGGAGGTCCACGACTACTTCCAGCAGCATGTAAACCCAGGTTTTTTAGAGTATCGAAAATCAGTCACCGCTGGCGGGGATTACGGAGCCGTAGAGTGGCAGGCGGGAGGTCTTAATACGCTTGTCGACACCCAGGGACAGGAGTTCCTCGATTGCCTGGGTGGGTTTGGCATTTTTAACGTGGGGCACCGTAATCCAGTTGTTGTATCCGCCGTAGAAAATCAGCTCGCGAAACAGCCTCTGCACAGCCAGGAGCTGCTCGACCCGCTAAGAGCGATGCTCGCCAAAACCCTCGCCGCGCTGACGCCCGGCAAACTCAAGTACAGCTTCTTTTGCAACAGCGGAACGGAATCGGTCGAGGCGGCGCTTAAGCTCGCCAAAGCGTATCAGTCGCCGCGGGGCAAATTCACTTTTGTGGCCGCGAGCGGCGCTTTCCACGGCAAATCGCTCGGCGCGCTCTCCGCCACCGCCAAAGCGGCGTTTCGCAAACCCTTTATGCCGCTGCTGCCGGGCTTTCGCCATGTGCCGTTCGGCCATATCGACGCGCTACGCGAGCTGCTGAGTGAATGTAAGAAAACCGGCGATGACGTGGCGGCGGTGATCCTGGAGCCAATCCAGGGCGAAGGCGGCGTGATCCTGCCGCCGCCGGGGTATCTGCCGGCGGTGCGCAAGCTGTGCGATGAGTACGGCGCGCTGCTTATCCTCGATGAAGTCCAGACCGGCATGGGCCGCACCGGCAAGATGTTCGCCTGCGAGCATGAAAACGTGCAGCCGGACATCCTCTGCCTTGCCAAAGCGCTCGGCGGCGGCGTGATGCCGATTGGCGCGACGGTCGCGACGGAAGAGGTGTTCTCGGTGCTGCTCGACAACCCGTTCCTGCACACCACCACGTTTGGCGGCAACCCGCTCGCCTGCGCGGCGGCGCTCGCCACCATTCATGTCCTGCTGGAAGAAAACCTGCCCGCCCAGGCGGAGCAGAAAGGCGACATGTTGCTGGACGGCTTCCGCCAGCTGGGACGTGAATACCCTCACCTGGTGCAGGAGGCGCGCGGCCGCGGGATGTTAATGGCCATTGAGTTTGTCGATAACGAAACCGGCTACCGCTTCGCGAGCGAGATGTTCCGCCAGCGCGTGCTGGTGGCGGGCACGCTCAACAACGCCAAAACGATCCGCATTGAGCCGCCGCTCACGCTGACCATTGAACAGTGCGAGCAGGTGCTTGCCGCCGCGCGCACGGCGCTTGAGACGCTCAGCACCGCTCACAACACAGCGGCGGTCGCCGCCGAAAGCTAA
- a CDS encoding TerC family protein: MNTVGTPLLWGGFAVVVVIMLAIDLLLQGRRGAHAMTMKQAAAWSIVWVSLSLLFNAAFWWYLTGTAGREVADTQALAFLTGYLIEKALAVDNVFVWLMLFSYFAVPPALQRRVLIYGVLGAIVLRTIMIFAGSWLITQFEWLLYVFGAFLLFTGVKMALAKEDEGGIGDKPLVRWLRGHLRMTDSIESEHFFVRKNGLLYATPLLLVLIMVELSDVIFAVDSIPAIFAVTTDPFIVLTSNLFAILGLRAMYFLLAGVAERFSMLKYGLSVILVFIGIKMLIVDFYHIPIAISLGVVGGILVTTLVINAWVNHRNDKKKLAE; encoded by the coding sequence ATGAATACTGTCGGCACTCCCTTGCTGTGGGGCGGCTTCGCCGTCGTCGTGGTGATTATGCTGGCTATCGACCTTCTGCTTCAGGGGCGCCGCGGCGCGCACGCGATGACCATGAAGCAGGCGGCCGCCTGGTCCATCGTCTGGGTTTCGCTGTCCCTGCTGTTTAACGCTGCCTTCTGGTGGTATCTCACCGGCACCGCCGGACGTGAAGTGGCGGATACCCAGGCGCTCGCCTTCCTGACCGGTTATCTCATCGAAAAAGCGCTGGCGGTCGATAACGTCTTCGTCTGGCTGATGCTCTTTAGCTACTTCGCCGTACCGCCTGCGCTGCAGCGCCGGGTGCTGATTTACGGCGTGCTGGGCGCTATCGTGCTGCGCACCATTATGATTTTCGCCGGCAGCTGGCTTATTACGCAGTTTGAATGGCTGCTCTATGTGTTCGGCGCGTTCCTGCTCTTTACCGGCGTGAAGATGGCGCTCGCGAAAGAAGATGAAGGCGGCATCGGCGACAAGCCGCTGGTACGCTGGCTGCGCGGGCATTTGCGCATGACGGACAGCATCGAGAGCGAGCACTTCTTCGTGCGTAAAAACGGCCTGCTCTACGCCACACCGCTGCTGCTGGTGCTGATCATGGTGGAGCTGAGCGACGTGATTTTCGCGGTGGACAGCATCCCGGCGATTTTCGCGGTCACCACCGACCCGTTTATCGTGCTGACCTCTAACCTGTTCGCGATCCTCGGCCTGCGCGCCATGTACTTCCTGCTGGCGGGCGTGGCGGAGCGTTTCTCGATGCTGAAATATGGTCTGTCGGTGATCCTGGTGTTTATCGGTATCAAGATGCTGATTGTCGATTTCTACCACATCCCGATCGCCATTTCGCTTGGCGTGGTCGGCGGCATTCTGGTCACGACGCTTGTGATTAACGCCTGGGTTAACCATCGCAACGACAAGAAAAAGCTGGCGGAATAA
- a CDS encoding Gfo/Idh/MocA family protein, with protein sequence MIRFAVVGTNWITRQFVDAAHETGKFTLTAIYSRSLEQAQTFASDYPVEHLFTSLEALAESDAIDAVYLASPNALHFSQSCLFLNHKKHVICEKPLASNLREVEAAIACARENQVVLFEAFKTASLPNFIALQQALPKVGALRKVLFNYCQYSSRYPRYLNGENPNTFNPAFSNGSIMDIGFYTLASAVALWGEPHEVKATASLLASGVDAHGVVQMNYGDFDVTLLHSKVSDSALPSEIQGEAGSLVIEKLSECQRITFIPRGGKPQELTLPQHINTMLYEAETFARLVETNEVNHPGLAVSRATAKLLTEIRAQTGVKFPADDVSAPLPA encoded by the coding sequence ATGATACGTTTCGCCGTTGTTGGAACGAACTGGATAACGCGCCAGTTTGTCGATGCCGCCCACGAGACGGGCAAATTTACCCTGACCGCGATCTACTCCCGCAGCCTTGAACAGGCGCAGACGTTCGCGAGCGATTACCCGGTGGAGCATCTCTTCACCTCGCTGGAGGCGCTGGCCGAAAGCGACGCCATCGACGCGGTCTACCTCGCCAGCCCCAACGCCCTGCACTTTTCCCAGTCCTGCCTGTTTCTGAACCATAAAAAACATGTGATTTGCGAAAAGCCGCTGGCCTCTAACCTGCGGGAAGTGGAAGCGGCCATCGCCTGCGCGCGCGAAAACCAGGTCGTGCTGTTCGAGGCGTTTAAAACCGCCAGCCTGCCGAATTTCATCGCGCTGCAACAGGCGCTGCCGAAAGTGGGCGCGCTTCGCAAAGTGCTGTTTAACTACTGCCAGTATTCGTCGCGCTACCCGCGTTATCTCAACGGCGAAAACCCGAATACGTTTAACCCGGCGTTTTCTAACGGCTCCATCATGGATATCGGTTTCTATACGCTCGCCAGCGCCGTCGCGCTGTGGGGCGAGCCGCATGAGGTGAAAGCCACCGCCAGCCTGCTGGCAAGCGGCGTGGACGCGCACGGCGTGGTTCAGATGAACTATGGCGATTTCGACGTCACGCTGCTGCACTCCAAAGTGAGCGACTCGGCGCTGCCGAGCGAAATTCAGGGCGAAGCGGGATCGCTGGTGATTGAAAAACTCTCCGAGTGCCAGCGCATCACCTTTATTCCGCGCGGCGGCAAACCGCAGGAGCTGACGCTGCCGCAGCACATCAATACGATGCTCTATGAAGCCGAAACCTTCGCGCGCCTGGTTGAGACAAACGAAGTGAATCATCCGGGCCTCGCGGTCAGCCGCGCGACGGCGAAATTGCTCACTGAAATTCGCGCCCAGACGGGCGTGAAGTTCCCGGCAGATGATGTGAGCGCGCCGCTGCCGGCGTAA
- a CDS encoding M48 metallopeptidase family protein codes for MTTLTYLQGYPESLLVQVRTLIDQNRLGEVLEKRYPHKHLITTDKALYDYAQGLKNRYLRSAPPLNKVAYDNKIHVMKHALGLHTAISRVQGGKLKAKAEIRVATVFRQAPEDFLRMIVVHELAHIKEKEHNKAFYQLCCHMEPQYHQLEFDTRLWLTQLALTQGGGQTA; via the coding sequence ATGACCACACTGACGTATCTCCAGGGCTACCCGGAATCTCTGCTTGTCCAGGTACGCACGCTGATTGACCAGAACCGCCTCGGCGAAGTGCTTGAAAAGCGTTATCCACACAAGCACCTGATAACCACGGACAAAGCGCTTTATGACTATGCGCAGGGGCTGAAAAACCGCTATCTGCGCAGCGCCCCGCCGCTCAATAAAGTGGCGTATGACAATAAAATCCACGTCATGAAACACGCGCTCGGGCTGCATACCGCGATTTCCCGCGTGCAGGGCGGCAAGCTAAAGGCAAAGGCAGAGATCCGCGTCGCCACGGTGTTTCGCCAGGCGCCGGAGGATTTTCTGCGGATGATTGTGGTGCATGAGCTCGCGCATATTAAAGAAAAGGAACATAACAAAGCCTTTTATCAGCTGTGCTGCCATATGGAGCCGCAATATCATCAGCTCGAATTCGATACCCGCCTGTGGCTGACCCAGCTTGCGCTGACGCAAGGCGGCGGGCAGACGGCTTAA